The sequence aatatcaatggttgatcttaggtctatggttcttaatcctgatatggttaggttcaacttagttgtattatttatgttcttcaagttgttcgtggaagctaacttttAGTTCTGGcaatatttacatcttgggaacatggtagttcaattgagtgggagcgttgatcatagatatggaatctatagcttctataagtatttagaagtgaaacgatgattttctttgagcttggcttgatagagataaatgattgagatctcatttcaataattatattagtttactgaaatatcatttataggtggctaagtgttttaaggataaaataaattgaagggtagaacggtaaatttgtccctattcagtgtagatcatctatagaggatctttgactattacgATTGTACCaatagataatcataacgtatctatatcgtggtacatatagggcgttctatataattgagagtattattcaattccaaatctatagtgtcCCAAgtcagaattaataagttagtgatttacttggtgaattctagatctacttattgaaagctcggttatataggctcatggtcccctcactagttgagataatactgcttgcagactcagttaattgattttaattaatcaattgtaattctaaaattagactatgtcttatttatgaattttcactaagcaagggcttaattgtgaagaaaagaagttttggggtcaatttgttactTAAGAGATTTTGTATggtcaaattaaaaaattacataaatgataattttatttagtaattaattataattattaaataaatagttttggcatttatatgattgaattagaaaatatggcattattgaaagaagaataagtggttgaaaaaagtggcaaaattgtaactagagattggcccTAGTGtttattttgcccaatattttattcttttttaatccatataattcaaccctaagccctagttgaaacactataaaaggaacatgatgctttCACTCATCCAACGattgtcaacttgactattcaaccaacctagatgagagagttccttagTGATTTTAGCCTCCTTTATTGTTCTTCATATTCGAAACCCATAGTGAATGAgtgacatgcccacacatagcaagtcaagtactcaatcataatgagtaagatggtggtaaccaaacccaaaggagagaaagagatccaggtttagatcttgataatgctctgcaacagaaaggaatcaagggctagagatcttgaacggaaggagttatattctgctgcaatcaatgtaaggttttattaaacccttatgtgtttattttcattgttttagagaaatcatatttaggatgttaattcaacatacttgttaataaatctagatcctggtaaaatatttccaatattTGAGGCCATCCTCCTATCTCTATAGCGAGTGATCTTAAACTTGCTAATGGAGATTGAAAGAAAAACCTTGTTGATGCTTTGTTTTTGGTAACGAAGCTCAGGCCCGGCCCTTggtataggcgggctaggcccacACCTAGGGCCACTCATTTTAGGGgcctaaataaaaaatttacttttcaaaaaatatacatattttttttaataatttttaaaaataccatttatttttataataagggcccaaatttttttctttttgcctaTGGCCTATTTCAACTAAGGTCCGACCCTAACGAAGCTTCACAAATACTTGGCATGCCTCGGTCTAATCAGTCCCAAGATCATCTTATTTGGCATTATAACTCTGCGAGAGTTACATGATTAAGAGTGAATATTGGAATGCGATTCGTCTCTTGGGTATGGGTCAACATGATTCTTCTTCAGGTCCTAGTTCTTAGTGGAAGTATCTTTGAAGCCTTGCCATCCCTCCTAAGGTTAAGGTGTTTATTTGGAAAGCTTTTTTGGATTGGTTTCCTACCAACTCTAATCTTGCTACTCACAAAGTGCCTACTGCTCTTACATGCCCAGTTTGTAGCGTTGATAATGAGACTTCATTCCATGCTCTTTGGGGTTATGCTAGTCTCGGTCCGATGGTTAAGTTGGTGGATTTTGTTATCCCGTCGACATCTTTTCCAAGGATAAATCTCTTCTCTTTGCTCCGTGAGCATGAGTTTGTCCTTACTCGTGATGAAATGGAGAAACTTATAGTGCTTCTTTGACGTATTTGGTATTGGTGTAATTATTGGGTTCATAATTACAAGCTTCTCGATATCGAAGGTGTTGGGATGGGCTGTTCTTTAGctaaaaattttcaagaaaCTAACATGAAAGAGTGTAGTGTCGATCATACctatgctatttttttttttttataaatttgatgtgtaaaaatttatagattaagttttttttattattattatatgaccTGATTATCATTATCTAGTATATATTGATAAATAGATGAATATTATGTCTAAAGAGATCCAACTATTAAAAGATAAGGTTAATTCAGAATTCTAtgtcatattttatattatatcctAAATACAATTATTGTGAAAGCCAAACAGATTATTTTCCTAGTAtatatagaaaaagaaaaaaaaaaaacagtgctAAAACTGCAAcatttttgtgttaatttatcACCAAAATTGACAGTTAACACATTGACATTTAATTTCGCGACGTAAACAGGAAATGGAAGGTTGTTTTGATAGAATAAACAAACAAAGAAGCTATGCTCTTAAGGAAAGTAGCAAAAGAATTATATAACAATCAGTAAAAATAACATCAACCTGTTATTTggttggaaaaaataaaaatattaaaataagaatgaaaataaaaataagaatagaattaaatttgaatttaaattgactaaaacaattgaaaaaaaaatattaaattttttattattttgcattgaaataaaataaaatgcaaccaaacaaaagaatgaaattaaaaattatttcttttccattccattctattCCATTACTTCCAACCAAACACCACCAAACACCACCTTAGTGTTACTAAAAAGCTCTTATGAACTTGGAAAAGCAACTGCCCATTTAATTCATTTCcaccaaaggaaaaaaaaatcatattttacaAGTCCAAGTTTTTGAAATACCCCCAAAAGAGTAAACATTTAATGATAAATGAAGACCCGCATAAATAAATCGACCATGGAAAAACCCATGGTTATTATTCAACAATGGCATAGGTATAGCTATGAAAAGGGTCTTGTAAGTAATCATACTCAATCCAAGATCCCTAGTTATCTGCAATCTGCACCAACTGCTTCAATGACGGACTTGAAGCCGTCCCTTTCTAAGCACTCCGACAATTCCGCCTAATAAAGAAAACAATACCTCAATATAAGCATCTCTAGTCAAAGTTATATAGTACCAGTAGGTAGCACAAAAGTGAACATCCAAGCCCAAAATAAGTAACTATTGACATCAAACATGTCTTATATATTCACTTTTGTCTTCAGATTCTTGGCTTAGGTTTGTGTTGTGTTAATGGGCAAGGCTTTAACTAGAAGTACACATTTTTTCAGAAAGAAAGTTGAACTCGAAATCTCATCAGCTTAAGTCATTTCCAACCATCAATGAAATTCCACACCAATTAATAAATCCAAGCACCAAACACATTGATCAGACAATTTCATGCAcaaactacttttaaatttcaGCATGCATTAGAAAATACCTTGATTTGGGGAATGAGGGCAGGTCCTCCGTAGGCAAACGCTGTATATAGCTGAACAAGAGTAGCCCCGGCTCTTATTTTGTTGTATGCATCTTCACCACTAAATTAAAAGACACAGAAGAAGGGGTAAGAAAAGTAATGACTAAAAATGGAAAGTTGCTTGTAGTAATCATCAAGGAGTGTTATCATCTTACCTGCTTATGCCCCCACAACCTATTAATGGAATTTTTCCCTGGTAAGAATAAACGAAAAAGTTTTAAACCCTCTAACGTAACAAAATAACGAACTAAAGTTTAAGTAACTAGTAACTTGTAAATGTAAACGTAATAATGTAAACTTTGTATACTTTAATGCAAAACCTTTTCATCTAATTCATACACAGTATGATAAGATATATTACGTGGACTATGAAGCTAGAGTATGGAAGCTTCCAGGTCTTAAAATATAAATTCAAGTCAATAGTGCAATCCTTTCCTTCTAGCATAAAAGATATTAAGAAGATAATAGTGCCAGCTCGAACTCTTTATCtttgtaatatattatttatgggAGAAATGTAAATCATTTTGTACATCACATTCTCCTCCGTGCAATTCTTTTTCATTACGAAAGCTTAGTCAGTAGAAAATTTTTCTTATTACAAAATAGGAAGCATACCCTTGTCAAAATGTACGTCTCTCTCAATAGATCAGTGGAGATACCAAAGAGAGGCTTCCCACTTAGACCACCAGTTTCCGAAGCTGCTGGATTTTTAGCTATAGTCTCTGGCCTTGAAATGGTTGTATTTGATATTATCTAGGGAACAAAACCAGAAAAGAGTCATAGATGCACTTGGATAGATGCATTTGGAAGGGAGCATTTTCTGTAGAAGTTGATTAGAATAAATATAATCATTAACGGTCTGAATAAAAATGACATGCTTAAGGTGATTGGTTATTTCtctctttgataatgtttcaaaTGATCAATTTTCATTGTGAAATATGCATTGCAGAAAGCATTACATCAATTATACATCACTTGATGTAACACAGCTAAAACATCCAATAAAACCTGATTACTGATTTTTTTGCACCAAAGATGAAACAGTTGCTTATTAGCTAACAACATGGTTTCAGCTACAAAGCAGGGGAGGGGGCTCATTAAAGCTGAATGTGGGAGctattttatttaaggaaactTGAAAATTGCTAAAATCAATAGCTCAATTTGTCGAGAATACGACCCTTAGACTAATGCATCTTCTCAGTTGGGCAAAGTGAACTGCAAACTACAGCTACCATTGATGGGAATCTATGACAAGCAAGGTTTCATTTAACCCATGTTCTGACCAAATAATGTCATAATGCGAGAGTCACAAAGAAAGAATCCCTTAGAGTAATACATTGGCTTGTAAAATGATTATGGACTTGATATGAAATATGCTACTGAAGGATGCCACAATGTGGTAATCAAATATGTACACAAGTACTCCAGATATAACTTTTACCATTTGCAAAGTTAAGCCTCTAAAAGCAATGTTCAAACACTTAAGGCAAAGTAAATGAAGCATATAATTGAAGGACATTCCCAAATAACATACCAATCCATCCAAGCGAAGGGCTAAGGCAAcctaagaaaatagagaagcaAAAAATATGATCAGAGGAAAGAAATCAGAAAttacaaaacaaataaaattaaattatacagAAGAAGCAACTAAATGAGAAGCATGTGTACATACTGCTGCAATATCTTCAAGATCTTCTTTAGACAAATCGGGAGCAATTTTCACAAGCAATGGAGGCGGGCCCTCTTCTCCCCACTGCATTTCATCACGAGCAGCTTGGACCTTTGACAAAAAGAAAGTATAAGAGCCAACATATGTATTAAAAAAGTTATTTACTTTTACAAAGATGCAAATGATTGCACTGCCCCCCTACCTTCTTTACAAGATCTTTCAACTGCTTTCTTCCCTGAAGCATTCGTAGCCCTGGGGTGTTGGGCGACGAAACATTAATcacctaaaaataataatgcatTTATTATCAAACTAAAGACATTTAACTCAACCTGAAAAACAAGGCttcaaaaaagaagaaagagaaagagagaaagaaaaatgcagatgatgaaataattaaagaagCTCAAAATTTGGATTTGAGGAACTATCCTTTCTAAATCATAGCAGAGATTGGGAATTTTTCTGCACTAAGCAGTTATTTTCTATTGATTTAATATCATCTTCAGTATTATTAGAATATCATGCTTGTTTTGGTTGTTTTCGGACAAAATTTGTACTGATCTTTGTTGGTGTTTGTAACCACACTTTCCTCCCCTGAAGTGAGGGTTCCCAATATATTTAGGAGGAGGTCACTCATGGACATGTGACCTTTGTCtcctatttttaaaataaataaataaattgaaaaagctcaaaatataaaataaggaAAGATGCAATCCAATTTACCATATCATTTCAACTCATACTCTTAGGAATGTtctttacccaaaaaaaaaaggtgcTGCAAACAAGAAAACATTAACTACCTAACTCTATACATTCTCAGTTACAAATAACAGTTTGTAGATGTCTTCTGTCAGCACTCATCACAGTTATATTGAAAGTTGAAACATTGGTTTTGTGAGAAAAGATTTGACATTTATcttaaaaaagataataataatacaatcaCTGTAATTTATAAAGTAAACATGAGGGTTTACCAAGTAATCAGCATACTGGGACAATGTGTGTACTCCTTGAACATAGTCTCCAGCAGCATCTTCACTTGTCTTATTCTTGCCAAGATTAACCCCCAAAATGCCAGGACCAGCTTTGCCTCCTTGTTTTACATCTTCATTGGAGGAAGATGTAGCAGTTGAAGTTTCATCCAATTTCCTTTTGCCATGTTGCACACCCAACCGCTTTGCAACAGCAACAATTCCTTCACTATTAAAGCCACACCGATTGATGATTGCACTGAAAAATTAAAACATTTTCTGAGCACATAAACAGAGACATATGCTATATCTTTCACCACTTCAAAGCAGTTAAACACTGTACATTTCAAGTTAAAGCGCATCTGCAAACTTTTTTACAGTGAATATAAAAGCCTGTATTAGCTCTGATGTCATTATGACAAGGTTTATGTATTTAACAAGAATTTTAACTTTACCCTTCCTCACGCAATCTGAAAATACGAGGCTTGGGATTTCCCTCCTGTGGAACAGGGGTTACAGAACCAACCTCTACAAAGCCAAAGCCTAGACCAAGTAATCCATCAACAGCTACAGCATTTTTATCAAATCCTGCAGCAAGACCTAAAGGGTTGGAGAACTTTCTTCCCCAAACTTCTAACCCTAAATTTGATGGATCAGGCCTCTTCTCCCTTGGAACCCAACCACGAGATGCAGCTGAGACAGCTAGTGTGTGAGCAAACTCTGGATCCAGCAGGGCAAATAAAGGATTCACCAATTTTGTAGCAGAAAATAGCCAGCCACTGCATAGGTTTGATAATACAACGTCAGCGACAAATTACACtggtatcaaacttttaaatCCATAGAAACACAAACCCTTTTTTTAACTGATTAGAATGATGTCTTCAAGGTAAAGTAATTCAAATGTCACAGCAGACCACAAACTAAAAGAGTACTAAGAAAATCCAATACATGCAAGAACTAATAAaatgtaattatatataaatatccttTAAAAAAGTAGTAACATTGTTATAGAATTTAAAGGATATCTGAGTTAAGTTTCCGCTCATTTTTCCTCCTTTAGCAACATGTTAAGGAAGACATTCAAATGAATATCGAGGTCGCCTTAGGAAAAAACGAACGTATATTATCATCATAGATCATATTTTAATTACTGATAGCAGTAATCACGAAAGGAGTGACTAGGAAATGACAAGCATGAGATTAAAAATACTATCAACTGCCATGCTTAGGATTCAAATCACAATATGGTACCAGAAAGTTGCTTCATCCACTGTACTAACGTAAGCTCCTCCAGCTATAACTAGCCCTATTGTTGCCCCTGTCAGTAATCTCCCCTACAAGTTCAAAATATTCAGAATGCAGTTCAGAATCAGACAGTAATCTCCATAGATGACACTTTATAGAGAATTTAAATAGAAATCTTCCAAAATACGCAATAggacatacaaacataaatgcATTGCTCTCCAAGAAAATATGGAACAAAATGtatttcatgcatataataaAGGACATCGTTATGTTTAACAAATGAAAAGGTAGATTCCGTTCCTTCTCGCAACCCAGATTTTGAAATACAATCCATAAACTACCCAGAAaagtactgttttttttttatctacaaTTCACAATTCATAAACTAACCAAAAAGTTACTTTATTTTTATCTAGAAAGATAAAAGTTCTGAGCTTTATACCATCATTGATCGAAACCCAATACAGAGAACTCCAAATTAGCAAGTTGAGTGTCCatattgataaaataataaggcaataactaaaaaattcgtAAAAACATAATAACAAACAGTTAAGAGACATTACAGAGAGCCTACTTTCTTGGAAAAATGCGGGATTTTGGGAGCCGTTTCTGCAGTAGAAGAGCAATGCCTAGCACTTGCAATAGGACTTAAAAACGCCCTTTTGTGGCCAAAATCTCTATAAAACTTCTTCCAAGCCCTCGCCGCCATGACAAGCCAA is a genomic window of Cannabis sativa cultivar Pink pepper isolate KNU-18-1 chromosome 9, ASM2916894v1, whole genome shotgun sequence containing:
- the LOC133031141 gene encoding dihydroorotate dehydrogenase (quinone), mitochondrial; translation: MAARAWKKFYRDFGHKRAFLSPIASARHCSSTAETAPKIPHFSKKGRLLTGATIGLVIAGGAYVSTVDEATFCGWLFSATKLVNPLFALLDPEFAHTLAVSAASRGWVPREKRPDPSNLGLEVWGRKFSNPLGLAAGFDKNAVAVDGLLGLGFGFVEVGSVTPVPQEGNPKPRIFRLREEGAIINRCGFNSEGIVAVAKRLGVQHGKRKLDETSTATSSSNEDVKQGGKAGPGILGVNLGKNKTSEDAAGDYVQGVHTLSQYADYLVINVSSPNTPGLRMLQGRKQLKDLVKKVQAARDEMQWGEEGPPPLLVKIAPDLSKEDLEDIAAVALALRLDGLIISNTTISRPETIAKNPAASETGGLSGKPLFGISTDLLRETYILTRGKIPLIGCGGISSGEDAYNKIRAGATLVQLYTAFAYGGPALIPQIKAELSECLERDGFKSVIEAVGADCR